One part of the Segnochrobactrum spirostomi genome encodes these proteins:
- the glpX gene encoding class II fructose-bisphosphatase — protein MSKEAAWNAVLERILTLEVVRVTERAAVAAARLRGRGDEKAADQAAVDAMRKELNRLPIDGTVVIGEGERDEAPMLYIGENVGTGGKTKVDIALDPLEGTTLCAKNQPNSLAVLAITERGGLLNAPDVYMDKIAIGPGYPDGLIDLDASPADNILALAKAKGVPVNEINALIMDRPRHAALIEAVRATGAAVQLITDGDVAGIIHTTNPDQTGVDIYLGIGGAPEGVLAAAALRCIGGQMQGRLILDTEEKRERARRMGIADPNKKYDMSEMASGDVYFAATGVTDGSLLTGVRFGRDAVTTETLVMRSATRTVRWVKATHPLLRKFESE, from the coding sequence ATGAGCAAGGAAGCGGCGTGGAATGCCGTGCTGGAGCGCATTCTGACCCTCGAGGTCGTGCGCGTGACGGAGCGTGCCGCCGTGGCCGCCGCCCGCCTCCGCGGACGCGGCGACGAGAAGGCGGCCGATCAGGCGGCCGTCGACGCCATGCGCAAGGAGCTCAACCGGCTGCCGATCGACGGGACCGTCGTGATCGGCGAGGGTGAGCGCGACGAGGCGCCGATGCTCTATATTGGCGAAAATGTCGGCACCGGTGGCAAGACCAAGGTCGATATCGCCCTCGATCCGCTCGAAGGCACCACGCTGTGCGCCAAGAACCAGCCGAACTCGCTGGCGGTGCTCGCCATCACCGAGCGCGGCGGGCTCCTCAACGCGCCCGACGTCTACATGGACAAGATCGCGATCGGCCCGGGCTATCCCGACGGTCTGATCGATCTCGACGCCTCGCCGGCCGACAACATCCTCGCCCTCGCTAAGGCGAAGGGCGTTCCGGTCAACGAGATCAACGCGCTCATCATGGACCGCCCGCGCCACGCCGCCCTGATCGAGGCGGTGCGGGCGACCGGCGCGGCGGTGCAGCTCATCACCGACGGCGACGTCGCCGGCATCATCCACACCACCAATCCGGACCAGACCGGCGTCGATATCTATCTCGGCATCGGCGGCGCGCCGGAGGGCGTGCTCGCGGCCGCCGCGCTGCGCTGCATCGGCGGCCAGATGCAGGGCCGTCTCATCCTCGACACCGAGGAGAAGCGCGAGCGCGCCCGGCGGATGGGCATCGCCGATCCGAACAAGAAGTACGACATGTCCGAGATGGCCTCGGGCGACGTCTATTTCGCCGCGACCGGCGTGACCGACGGCAGCCTGCTCACCGGCGTGCGCTTCGGCCGCGACGCGGTGACGACGGAGACGCTGGTGATGCGCTCGGCGACCCGCACGGTGCGCTGGGTGAAGGCGACCCACCCGCTGTTGCGCAAGTTCGAGTCCGAATAA
- a CDS encoding homoserine dehydrogenase, whose product MVQPLKVGLAGLGTVGSAVVRLIDRHADELTDRCGRPIVVSAVSARSRGRDRGFDLSRFRWHDDPVAVANDPEIDVLVEVMGGEGGAAEAAVAAAIERGIPVVTANKALLARHGTRFARRADETGSSIGFEAAVAGGIPIVRTLREAIAGNAVSRVYGILNGTCNYILTRMEREGLDFAACLAEAQRLGYAEADPTFDVEGFDTAHKLALLTSLAFGTEVDAAAIHVEGISAITPADIEAADELGYRIKLLGVASRTEGGIEQRVHPTMVPKSSAIARVDGVLNAVAVDGDAVGEIVLVGPGAGGDATASSVLADLADVASGRRLSAFGRPAARLKPYQAARMKKHAGGYYLRFLVHDRPGAFAAIASHMAAHGISLESIVQRRRAPHEDAPGAATPADAQPIILITYETTESAVRAALEAIENEQTVIAGRPRMIRIEKLA is encoded by the coding sequence ATGGTTCAGCCGCTGAAAGTGGGCCTCGCCGGCCTCGGGACGGTGGGGAGCGCGGTCGTCCGGCTCATCGATCGCCACGCCGACGAGCTCACCGACCGCTGCGGCCGTCCGATCGTCGTGAGCGCCGTTTCCGCGCGGTCGCGTGGTCGCGATCGCGGTTTCGATCTGTCCCGGTTCCGCTGGCATGACGATCCGGTCGCGGTGGCAAACGATCCCGAGATCGATGTCCTCGTCGAAGTGATGGGCGGGGAAGGCGGTGCCGCCGAGGCGGCCGTCGCCGCCGCCATCGAACGCGGCATCCCGGTCGTGACCGCCAACAAGGCGCTGCTCGCCCGCCACGGCACCCGCTTCGCACGGCGCGCCGACGAGACGGGGTCGAGCATCGGCTTCGAAGCCGCGGTCGCCGGCGGCATCCCGATCGTGCGCACGCTGCGCGAGGCGATCGCCGGCAATGCGGTGAGCCGCGTCTATGGCATCCTCAACGGCACCTGCAATTATATCCTGACCCGCATGGAGCGGGAGGGGCTCGACTTCGCCGCCTGCTTGGCCGAGGCGCAGCGGCTCGGCTATGCCGAGGCCGACCCGACCTTCGACGTCGAGGGCTTCGACACCGCGCACAAGCTGGCGCTGCTGACGAGCCTCGCCTTCGGCACCGAGGTCGACGCCGCGGCGATCCACGTCGAGGGCATCTCGGCCATCACGCCGGCCGACATCGAGGCGGCCGACGAGCTCGGCTACCGCATCAAGTTGCTCGGCGTCGCGAGCCGCACCGAAGGCGGCATCGAGCAGCGCGTCCACCCCACCATGGTGCCGAAATCGTCGGCGATAGCCCGGGTCGACGGCGTCCTCAATGCGGTCGCGGTCGATGGCGACGCGGTCGGCGAGATCGTTCTCGTCGGCCCCGGCGCCGGCGGCGACGCCACCGCCTCGTCGGTGCTCGCGGACCTTGCCGACGTCGCGTCGGGCCGGCGTCTCAGCGCCTTCGGCCGCCCGGCGGCCCGCCTCAAGCCCTATCAGGCCGCGCGCATGAAGAAGCATGCCGGCGGCTATTATCTGCGCTTCCTCGTCCACGACCGTCCCGGCGCGTTCGCCGCGATCGCGAGCCACATGGCGGCCCACGGCATCTCGCTCGAATCGATCGTGCAGCGCCGTCGCGCGCCGCATGAGGACGCGCCAGGCGCGGCGACCCCGGCGGATGCCCAGCCGATCATCCTCATCACCTACGAGACGACCGAATCCGCGGTGCGCGCGGCCCTGGAGGCGATCGAGAACGAGCAGACCGTCATCGCCGGCCGGCCCCGCATGATCCGCATCGAGAAGCTGGCGTGA
- a CDS encoding LL-diaminopimelate aminotransferase, giving the protein MDEFHKIRRLPLYVFEQVNRLKASARAAGADIIDLGMGNPDLPTPQFIVDKLCETIQRPRTHRYSSSKGIPGLRRAQAAYYERRFGVKLDPNTEVVATLGSKEGFANMAQAITAPGDVVLVPNPSYPIHAFGFLMAGGVIRSVPAEPGPEFFRALERAVVHSIPKPLAVVLCYPANPTATVADLDFYRDVVAFARRHELFVLSDLAYAEIYFDGVPPPSILQVPGAKDVAVEFTSMSKTFSMPGWRMGFAVGNERLISALTRVKSYLDYGAFTPIQVAASAALHAGDAPIEEVREVYRRRRDALVDAFGRSGWTIPSPNASMFAWAPIPEPYRELGSLEFSKLLLEKADIAVAPGIGFGEHGDSFVRIALVENEQRIRQAARNLRRFLETADETLHNVIPISARR; this is encoded by the coding sequence ATGGACGAGTTCCACAAGATCCGGCGTTTGCCGCTTTACGTCTTCGAGCAGGTCAACCGGCTGAAGGCGAGCGCGCGAGCGGCGGGCGCGGACATCATCGATCTCGGCATGGGCAATCCCGACCTGCCGACGCCGCAATTCATCGTCGACAAGCTCTGCGAGACGATCCAGCGCCCGCGGACCCACCGCTATTCCTCGTCGAAGGGTATTCCGGGTCTGCGCCGCGCCCAGGCCGCCTATTACGAGCGCCGCTTCGGCGTGAAGCTCGATCCTAACACCGAGGTCGTCGCGACCCTCGGTTCGAAGGAAGGCTTCGCCAACATGGCGCAAGCGATCACGGCGCCCGGCGACGTGGTGCTGGTGCCGAACCCGAGCTATCCGATCCACGCCTTCGGCTTCCTGATGGCGGGCGGCGTGATCCGCTCGGTGCCGGCCGAGCCGGGGCCGGAATTCTTCCGCGCCCTCGAGCGCGCCGTCGTGCATTCGATCCCGAAGCCGCTCGCCGTGGTGCTCTGCTATCCGGCGAACCCGACCGCGACCGTCGCCGATCTCGACTTCTACCGCGACGTCGTCGCCTTCGCCCGCCGCCACGAGTTGTTCGTTCTCTCCGACCTCGCCTACGCCGAAATCTATTTCGACGGCGTGCCGCCCCCGTCGATTCTCCAGGTTCCGGGGGCCAAGGACGTCGCGGTCGAGTTCACCTCGATGTCGAAGACGTTCTCCATGCCGGGCTGGCGCATGGGCTTCGCGGTCGGCAACGAGCGGCTGATCTCCGCGCTGACCCGGGTGAAGTCCTATCTCGATTACGGCGCGTTCACGCCGATCCAGGTCGCCGCCTCCGCCGCGCTCCACGCCGGCGATGCGCCGATCGAGGAGGTCCGCGAGGTCTATCGGCGCCGCCGCGACGCCCTCGTCGACGCCTTCGGCCGCTCCGGGTGGACGATCCCGTCGCCCAATGCCTCGATGTTTGCCTGGGCGCCGATCCCCGAACCTTATCGCGAGCTCGGCAGCCTGGAATTCTCCAAGCTCCTCCTCGAGAAGGCGGACATCGCGGTGGCGCCGGGCATCGGCTTCGGCGAGCACGGCGATTCCTTCGTGCGCATCGCGCTCGTGGAAAACGAGCAGCGCATTCGCCAGGCTGCGCGCAACCTCCGCCGTTTCCTTGAAACGGCGGACGAAACGTTGCACAACGTCATCCCGATCAGCGCTCGCCGCTGA